The following proteins are encoded in a genomic region of Apis mellifera strain DH4 linkage group LG14, Amel_HAv3.1, whole genome shotgun sequence:
- the LOC726670 gene encoding RING finger protein 207 isoform X2, whose translation MANSAGTTVDGIDVGENDGTTGVTGGGPRNPLICGVCHDYYNEPCLLSCFHTFCARCIRGPHLEGKVSCPICGQQTQLKDGAQLPPPDQLIRQLVELANSENPPCANCDKRDKSTMFFCTTCGQALCTHCREHTHRAKMFSTHEVLHMSKCAKDTQRRCPTHGEQYIMYSQSAKCMLCATCFRDTPADARLHCVDIETAWQQASKKMERAVNSICELQAGVRDGVLALKSQLDELRHSLDSEKRTLNSFCQGMQEAITKTHGSALTELQRQFETKERMVRSQLLSLGSALPVLQMHLMLCTAFTSGATKYQFLELAHPMLDRLSRVAQLGYPSRPPLLTAHLKTNYKNEFARALQPYVGQAQTPKDSLYDQTHTMTQQDPPMIQSSKSAQRIPTKSGSDGGPFSNHCRTFDTQLKELNQQLLTVKERLGELHRDVALLRRANTPPLGTRYEQVARDCRVLEQQLEHYQMELERLRNVFDALWDEQICRIHIEKEIFHSQMNDILSLRSQVKQLQNLAQQLEPFIKSFATGVSAGEVSMTASDVASNQHLQALLDHLARLQMQEPPQPQTQAPTKDHRHSRTTATSADNALYMKETKEVPTRCRTPSGGVEAVLDSSGNIVVYGTAKSTDPKRGVLSQLIEKARSKEDRKKSPGREESRDRSQSRRPRKSPDSTKPKTPPGHWSASKVRSLYRSLKGGSGDNSAEGLDQAERCTDSQQPQSHTAGEEGEYQRISEASSTGEAKKRVQAQVHAVPDEQSISASKGTKVYPASDSEDVFYADEKASTEVRRRRRASCDSLSTTGSGSRRSSIIDGTVGQSAQDPRKTMVLLIGSTPKSSSLVQKQRSWETFPRPKSKRSVTTTEGGASSLSQLKKTDSFEGHEETVRTLVAAVQETRSHLHHRHMHHHRHHRKSKTN comes from the exons ATGGCGAACTCGGCGGGGACAACAGTTGACGGTATCGACGTCGGTGAGAATGATGGTACAACAGGAGTAACTGGTGGCGGTCCAAGGAATCCTCTCATCTGCGGCGTCTGTCATGACTATTATAACGAGCCTTGTCTGCTATCCTGCTTTCACACCTTTTGTGCCCGCTGCATTCGTGGCCCTCATCTTGAGGGAAAAGTCTCCTGTCCTATCTGCGG GCAACAGACGCAACTAAAAGATGGAGCACAACTACCACCGCCCGATCAGCTGATACGTCAGCTAGTTGAATTGGCAAACTCTGAAAATCCACCTTGTGCCAATTGTGATAAGCGTGACAAATCTACTATGTTTTTCTGTACAACATGTG GACAAGCATTGTGCACACACTGTAGGGAACATACCCACCGAGCAAAGATGTTCTCTACCCACGAGGTGTTGCACATGAGCAAATGCGCCAAGGATACTCAACGCCGTTGCCCTACCCATGGagaacaatatataatgtacagTCAAAGTGCCAAGTGCATGCTCTGCGCTACTTGTTTTCGCGACACACCTGCAGATGCGAGACTTCATTGCGTCGATATCGAAACTGCCTGGCAACAGGCATCAAAGAAGATGGAACGAGCTGTTAATTCTATCTGCGAGCTGCAAGCTGGTGTGCGGGATGGAGTATTGGCTTTAAAATCACAATTGGACGAACTGCGGCACAGTTTGGATTCCGAAAAGAGAACATTGAATTCTTTCTGTCAGGGAATGCAAGAAGCTATAACAAAGACACACGGGAGTGCATTGACCGAGTTACAGCGACAGTTTGAAACGAAGGAGAGGATGGTTCGCAGCCAATTGTTATCGCTAGGTAGCGCACTACCTGTACTGCAGATGCACTTAATGCTGTGCACCGCCTTCACAAGCGGTGCGacgaaatatcaatttctcgAGCTGGCCCATCCAATGTTAGACCGGCTCAGTCGAGTCGCGCAATTAGGATATCCATCAAGGCCACCTTTGCTGACCGCGCATTTGAAGACTAACTATAAGAATGAGTTTGCTCGTGCACTGCAACCGTATGTGGGTCAAGCACAGACCCCGAAAGACTCGTTATATGATCAAACTCACACGATGACTCAGCAGGATCCGCCAATGATTCAG AGCAGCAAATCTGCTCAGAGGATTCCGACCAAGAGTGGGAGCGACGGAGGGCCGTTTTCCAATCACTGCCGAACATTTGATACTCAGTTAAAGGAATTGAATCAACAGTTGCTCACAGTGAAGGAACGTTTAGGGGAATTGCATCGCGACGTGGCACTTTTGAGAAGAGCCAACACACCTCCGTTAGGGACACGTTACGAACAGGTGGCAAGAGATTGTCGTGTATTAGAGCAACAATTAGAGCATTATCAGATGGAACTAGAACGTCTTAGAAACGTGTTTGACGCGCTTTGGGATGAACAGATATGTAGAATTcacatagaaaaagaaatattccattCACAG aTGAACGATATTCTGTCATTGAGAAGTCAGGTAAAACAATTGCAGAATCTTGCTCAACAATTAGAaccatttataaaatcttttgcaACTGGAGTGAGCGCTGGTGAAGTAAGCATGACAGCTTCTGATGTAGCCAGTAATCAGCATTTACAGGCGTTATTGGATCACTTGGCACGGTTACAAATGCAGGAACCACCGCAACCACAAACTCAAGCTCCAACTAAGGATCATCGACATTCCCGCACTACTGCCACCAGTGCTGATAATGCACTTTACATGAaag aaACTAAAGAGGTACCGACACGTTGTCGTACTCCTTCCGGTGGTGTCGAAGCTGTTTTGGATTCCAGTGGAAATATCGTTGTCTATGGGACAGCCAAGTCTACAGATCCTAAAAGAGGTGTGCTTAGTCAGTTGATTGAGAAAGCTAGAAGTAAAGAGGATCGTAAAAAGTCACCAGGGAGAGAGGAAAGTCGCGATCGTAGTCAGAGTCGACGACCAAGAAAATCTCCCGATAGTACAAAACCAAAGACACCGCCTGGCCACTGGTCCGCCAGCAAAGTACGTTCTTTGTATCGATCGTTGAAGGGTGGCAGCGGAGACAATTCTGCCGAAGGGCTTGATCAAGCGGAAAGATGTACGGATTCCCAGCAACCACAGTCTCATACGGCTG GCGAGGAAGGAGAGTATCAACGAATTTCGGAGGCATCCAGCACTGGAGAGGCAAAGAAACGCGTACAGGCTCAGGTGCATGCAGTTCCCGACGAACAATCAATCTCCGCGAGCAAAGGAACCAAAGTGTATCCGGCCAGTGATTCGGAGGATGTGTTCTACGCGGATGAAAAGGCCTCGACAGAAGTGAGGAGACGTCGTCGCGCGAGTTGCGACAGCCTAAGCACCACCGGTTCAGGAAGCAGGCGGTCGAGCATCATCGATGGGACGGTAGGTCAATCCGCGCAGGATCCCAGGAAAACAATGGTTCTTTTGATCGGATCTACACCGAAGTCGTCGTCTCTGGTACAGAAACAACGTTCCTGGGAAACGTTTCCGCGGCCAAAAAGCAAACGAAGCGTAACGACCACCGAGGGCGGTGCCTCGTCCCTTAGCCAATTGAAGAAAACGGATAGTTTCGAGGGACACGAGGAAACGGTGAGGACGCTGGTGGCAGCTGTACAGGAAACGAGATCGCATCTGCATCATCGTCATATGCACCATCATCGCCATCATCGGAAGAGCAAGACAAATTAA
- the LOC726670 gene encoding RING finger protein 207 isoform X1, protein MANSAGTTVDGIDVGENDGTTGVTGGGPRNPLICGVCHDYYNEPCLLSCFHTFCARCIRGPHLEGKVSCPICGQQTQLKDGAQLPPPDQLIRQLVELANSENPPCANCDKRDKSTMFFCTTCGQALCTHCREHTHRAKMFSTHEVLHMSKCAKDTQRRCPTHGEQYIMYSQSAKCMLCATCFRDTPADARLHCVDIETAWQQASKKMERAVNSICELQAGVRDGVLALKSQLDELRHSLDSEKRTLNSFCQGMQEAITKTHGSALTELQRQFETKERMVRSQLLSLGSALPVLQMHLMLCTAFTSGATKYQFLELAHPMLDRLSRVAQLGYPSRPPLLTAHLKTNYKNEFARALQPYVGQAQTPKDSLYDQTHTMTQQDPPMIQQSSKSAQRIPTKSGSDGGPFSNHCRTFDTQLKELNQQLLTVKERLGELHRDVALLRRANTPPLGTRYEQVARDCRVLEQQLEHYQMELERLRNVFDALWDEQICRIHIEKEIFHSQMNDILSLRSQVKQLQNLAQQLEPFIKSFATGVSAGEVSMTASDVASNQHLQALLDHLARLQMQEPPQPQTQAPTKDHRHSRTTATSADNALYMKETKEVPTRCRTPSGGVEAVLDSSGNIVVYGTAKSTDPKRGVLSQLIEKARSKEDRKKSPGREESRDRSQSRRPRKSPDSTKPKTPPGHWSASKVRSLYRSLKGGSGDNSAEGLDQAERCTDSQQPQSHTAGEEGEYQRISEASSTGEAKKRVQAQVHAVPDEQSISASKGTKVYPASDSEDVFYADEKASTEVRRRRRASCDSLSTTGSGSRRSSIIDGTVGQSAQDPRKTMVLLIGSTPKSSSLVQKQRSWETFPRPKSKRSVTTTEGGASSLSQLKKTDSFEGHEETVRTLVAAVQETRSHLHHRHMHHHRHHRKSKTN, encoded by the exons ATGGCGAACTCGGCGGGGACAACAGTTGACGGTATCGACGTCGGTGAGAATGATGGTACAACAGGAGTAACTGGTGGCGGTCCAAGGAATCCTCTCATCTGCGGCGTCTGTCATGACTATTATAACGAGCCTTGTCTGCTATCCTGCTTTCACACCTTTTGTGCCCGCTGCATTCGTGGCCCTCATCTTGAGGGAAAAGTCTCCTGTCCTATCTGCGG GCAACAGACGCAACTAAAAGATGGAGCACAACTACCACCGCCCGATCAGCTGATACGTCAGCTAGTTGAATTGGCAAACTCTGAAAATCCACCTTGTGCCAATTGTGATAAGCGTGACAAATCTACTATGTTTTTCTGTACAACATGTG GACAAGCATTGTGCACACACTGTAGGGAACATACCCACCGAGCAAAGATGTTCTCTACCCACGAGGTGTTGCACATGAGCAAATGCGCCAAGGATACTCAACGCCGTTGCCCTACCCATGGagaacaatatataatgtacagTCAAAGTGCCAAGTGCATGCTCTGCGCTACTTGTTTTCGCGACACACCTGCAGATGCGAGACTTCATTGCGTCGATATCGAAACTGCCTGGCAACAGGCATCAAAGAAGATGGAACGAGCTGTTAATTCTATCTGCGAGCTGCAAGCTGGTGTGCGGGATGGAGTATTGGCTTTAAAATCACAATTGGACGAACTGCGGCACAGTTTGGATTCCGAAAAGAGAACATTGAATTCTTTCTGTCAGGGAATGCAAGAAGCTATAACAAAGACACACGGGAGTGCATTGACCGAGTTACAGCGACAGTTTGAAACGAAGGAGAGGATGGTTCGCAGCCAATTGTTATCGCTAGGTAGCGCACTACCTGTACTGCAGATGCACTTAATGCTGTGCACCGCCTTCACAAGCGGTGCGacgaaatatcaatttctcgAGCTGGCCCATCCAATGTTAGACCGGCTCAGTCGAGTCGCGCAATTAGGATATCCATCAAGGCCACCTTTGCTGACCGCGCATTTGAAGACTAACTATAAGAATGAGTTTGCTCGTGCACTGCAACCGTATGTGGGTCAAGCACAGACCCCGAAAGACTCGTTATATGATCAAACTCACACGATGACTCAGCAGGATCCGCCAATGATTCAG CAGAGCAGCAAATCTGCTCAGAGGATTCCGACCAAGAGTGGGAGCGACGGAGGGCCGTTTTCCAATCACTGCCGAACATTTGATACTCAGTTAAAGGAATTGAATCAACAGTTGCTCACAGTGAAGGAACGTTTAGGGGAATTGCATCGCGACGTGGCACTTTTGAGAAGAGCCAACACACCTCCGTTAGGGACACGTTACGAACAGGTGGCAAGAGATTGTCGTGTATTAGAGCAACAATTAGAGCATTATCAGATGGAACTAGAACGTCTTAGAAACGTGTTTGACGCGCTTTGGGATGAACAGATATGTAGAATTcacatagaaaaagaaatattccattCACAG aTGAACGATATTCTGTCATTGAGAAGTCAGGTAAAACAATTGCAGAATCTTGCTCAACAATTAGAaccatttataaaatcttttgcaACTGGAGTGAGCGCTGGTGAAGTAAGCATGACAGCTTCTGATGTAGCCAGTAATCAGCATTTACAGGCGTTATTGGATCACTTGGCACGGTTACAAATGCAGGAACCACCGCAACCACAAACTCAAGCTCCAACTAAGGATCATCGACATTCCCGCACTACTGCCACCAGTGCTGATAATGCACTTTACATGAaag aaACTAAAGAGGTACCGACACGTTGTCGTACTCCTTCCGGTGGTGTCGAAGCTGTTTTGGATTCCAGTGGAAATATCGTTGTCTATGGGACAGCCAAGTCTACAGATCCTAAAAGAGGTGTGCTTAGTCAGTTGATTGAGAAAGCTAGAAGTAAAGAGGATCGTAAAAAGTCACCAGGGAGAGAGGAAAGTCGCGATCGTAGTCAGAGTCGACGACCAAGAAAATCTCCCGATAGTACAAAACCAAAGACACCGCCTGGCCACTGGTCCGCCAGCAAAGTACGTTCTTTGTATCGATCGTTGAAGGGTGGCAGCGGAGACAATTCTGCCGAAGGGCTTGATCAAGCGGAAAGATGTACGGATTCCCAGCAACCACAGTCTCATACGGCTG GCGAGGAAGGAGAGTATCAACGAATTTCGGAGGCATCCAGCACTGGAGAGGCAAAGAAACGCGTACAGGCTCAGGTGCATGCAGTTCCCGACGAACAATCAATCTCCGCGAGCAAAGGAACCAAAGTGTATCCGGCCAGTGATTCGGAGGATGTGTTCTACGCGGATGAAAAGGCCTCGACAGAAGTGAGGAGACGTCGTCGCGCGAGTTGCGACAGCCTAAGCACCACCGGTTCAGGAAGCAGGCGGTCGAGCATCATCGATGGGACGGTAGGTCAATCCGCGCAGGATCCCAGGAAAACAATGGTTCTTTTGATCGGATCTACACCGAAGTCGTCGTCTCTGGTACAGAAACAACGTTCCTGGGAAACGTTTCCGCGGCCAAAAAGCAAACGAAGCGTAACGACCACCGAGGGCGGTGCCTCGTCCCTTAGCCAATTGAAGAAAACGGATAGTTTCGAGGGACACGAGGAAACGGTGAGGACGCTGGTGGCAGCTGTACAGGAAACGAGATCGCATCTGCATCATCGTCATATGCACCATCATCGCCATCATCGGAAGAGCAAGACAAATTAA
- the LOC726670 gene encoding RING finger protein 207 isoform X3, whose product MANSAGTTVDGIDVGENDGTTGVTGGGPRNPLICGVCHDYYNEPCLLSCFHTFCARCIRGPHLEGKVSCPICGQQTQLKDGAQLPPPDQLIRQLVELANSENPPCANCDKRDKSTMFFCTTCGQALCTHCREHTHRAKMFSTHEVLHMSKCAKDTQRRCPTHGEQYIMYSQSAKCMLCATCFRDTPADARLHCVDIETAWQQASKKMERAVNSICELQAGVRDGVLALKSQLDELRHSLDSEKRTLNSFCQGMQEAITKTHGSALTELQRQFETKERMVRSQLLSLGSALPVLQMHLMLCTAFTSGATKYQFLELAHPMLDRLSRVAQLGYPSRPPLLTAHLKTNYKNEFARALQPYVGQAQTPKDSLYDQTHTMTQQDPPMIQQSSKSAQRIPTKSGSDGGPFSNHCRTFDTQLKELNQQLLTVKERLGELHRDVALLRRANTPPLGTRYEQVARDCRVLEQQLEHYQMELERLRNVFDALWDEQICRIHIEKEIFHSQMNDILSLRSQVKQLQNLAQQLEPFIKSFATGVSAGEVSMTASDVASNQHLQALLDHLARLQMQEPPQPQTQAPTKDHRHSRTTATSADNALYMKETKEVPTRCRTPSGGVEAVLDSSGNIVVYGTAKSTDPKRGVLSQLIEKARSKEDRKKSPGREESRDRSQSRRPRKSPDSTKPKTPPGHWSASKVRSLYRSLKGGSGDNSAEGLDQAERCTDSQQPQSHTAGEEGEYQRISEASSTGEAKKRVQAQVHAVPDEQSISASKGTKVYPASDSEDVFYADEKASTEVRRRRRASCDSLSTTGSGSRRSSIIDGTKQRSWETFPRPKSKRSVTTTEGGASSLSQLKKTDSFEGHEETVRTLVAAVQETRSHLHHRHMHHHRHHRKSKTN is encoded by the exons ATGGCGAACTCGGCGGGGACAACAGTTGACGGTATCGACGTCGGTGAGAATGATGGTACAACAGGAGTAACTGGTGGCGGTCCAAGGAATCCTCTCATCTGCGGCGTCTGTCATGACTATTATAACGAGCCTTGTCTGCTATCCTGCTTTCACACCTTTTGTGCCCGCTGCATTCGTGGCCCTCATCTTGAGGGAAAAGTCTCCTGTCCTATCTGCGG GCAACAGACGCAACTAAAAGATGGAGCACAACTACCACCGCCCGATCAGCTGATACGTCAGCTAGTTGAATTGGCAAACTCTGAAAATCCACCTTGTGCCAATTGTGATAAGCGTGACAAATCTACTATGTTTTTCTGTACAACATGTG GACAAGCATTGTGCACACACTGTAGGGAACATACCCACCGAGCAAAGATGTTCTCTACCCACGAGGTGTTGCACATGAGCAAATGCGCCAAGGATACTCAACGCCGTTGCCCTACCCATGGagaacaatatataatgtacagTCAAAGTGCCAAGTGCATGCTCTGCGCTACTTGTTTTCGCGACACACCTGCAGATGCGAGACTTCATTGCGTCGATATCGAAACTGCCTGGCAACAGGCATCAAAGAAGATGGAACGAGCTGTTAATTCTATCTGCGAGCTGCAAGCTGGTGTGCGGGATGGAGTATTGGCTTTAAAATCACAATTGGACGAACTGCGGCACAGTTTGGATTCCGAAAAGAGAACATTGAATTCTTTCTGTCAGGGAATGCAAGAAGCTATAACAAAGACACACGGGAGTGCATTGACCGAGTTACAGCGACAGTTTGAAACGAAGGAGAGGATGGTTCGCAGCCAATTGTTATCGCTAGGTAGCGCACTACCTGTACTGCAGATGCACTTAATGCTGTGCACCGCCTTCACAAGCGGTGCGacgaaatatcaatttctcgAGCTGGCCCATCCAATGTTAGACCGGCTCAGTCGAGTCGCGCAATTAGGATATCCATCAAGGCCACCTTTGCTGACCGCGCATTTGAAGACTAACTATAAGAATGAGTTTGCTCGTGCACTGCAACCGTATGTGGGTCAAGCACAGACCCCGAAAGACTCGTTATATGATCAAACTCACACGATGACTCAGCAGGATCCGCCAATGATTCAG CAGAGCAGCAAATCTGCTCAGAGGATTCCGACCAAGAGTGGGAGCGACGGAGGGCCGTTTTCCAATCACTGCCGAACATTTGATACTCAGTTAAAGGAATTGAATCAACAGTTGCTCACAGTGAAGGAACGTTTAGGGGAATTGCATCGCGACGTGGCACTTTTGAGAAGAGCCAACACACCTCCGTTAGGGACACGTTACGAACAGGTGGCAAGAGATTGTCGTGTATTAGAGCAACAATTAGAGCATTATCAGATGGAACTAGAACGTCTTAGAAACGTGTTTGACGCGCTTTGGGATGAACAGATATGTAGAATTcacatagaaaaagaaatattccattCACAG aTGAACGATATTCTGTCATTGAGAAGTCAGGTAAAACAATTGCAGAATCTTGCTCAACAATTAGAaccatttataaaatcttttgcaACTGGAGTGAGCGCTGGTGAAGTAAGCATGACAGCTTCTGATGTAGCCAGTAATCAGCATTTACAGGCGTTATTGGATCACTTGGCACGGTTACAAATGCAGGAACCACCGCAACCACAAACTCAAGCTCCAACTAAGGATCATCGACATTCCCGCACTACTGCCACCAGTGCTGATAATGCACTTTACATGAaag aaACTAAAGAGGTACCGACACGTTGTCGTACTCCTTCCGGTGGTGTCGAAGCTGTTTTGGATTCCAGTGGAAATATCGTTGTCTATGGGACAGCCAAGTCTACAGATCCTAAAAGAGGTGTGCTTAGTCAGTTGATTGAGAAAGCTAGAAGTAAAGAGGATCGTAAAAAGTCACCAGGGAGAGAGGAAAGTCGCGATCGTAGTCAGAGTCGACGACCAAGAAAATCTCCCGATAGTACAAAACCAAAGACACCGCCTGGCCACTGGTCCGCCAGCAAAGTACGTTCTTTGTATCGATCGTTGAAGGGTGGCAGCGGAGACAATTCTGCCGAAGGGCTTGATCAAGCGGAAAGATGTACGGATTCCCAGCAACCACAGTCTCATACGGCTG GCGAGGAAGGAGAGTATCAACGAATTTCGGAGGCATCCAGCACTGGAGAGGCAAAGAAACGCGTACAGGCTCAGGTGCATGCAGTTCCCGACGAACAATCAATCTCCGCGAGCAAAGGAACCAAAGTGTATCCGGCCAGTGATTCGGAGGATGTGTTCTACGCGGATGAAAAGGCCTCGACAGAAGTGAGGAGACGTCGTCGCGCGAGTTGCGACAGCCTAAGCACCACCGGTTCAGGAAGCAGGCGGTCGAGCATCATCGATGGGACG AAACAACGTTCCTGGGAAACGTTTCCGCGGCCAAAAAGCAAACGAAGCGTAACGACCACCGAGGGCGGTGCCTCGTCCCTTAGCCAATTGAAGAAAACGGATAGTTTCGAGGGACACGAGGAAACGGTGAGGACGCTGGTGGCAGCTGTACAGGAAACGAGATCGCATCTGCATCATCGTCATATGCACCATCATCGCCATCATCGGAAGAGCAAGACAAATTAA
- the LOC726670 gene encoding RING finger protein 207 isoform X4: MASLGQQTQLKDGAQLPPPDQLIRQLVELANSENPPCANCDKRDKSTMFFCTTCGQALCTHCREHTHRAKMFSTHEVLHMSKCAKDTQRRCPTHGEQYIMYSQSAKCMLCATCFRDTPADARLHCVDIETAWQQASKKMERAVNSICELQAGVRDGVLALKSQLDELRHSLDSEKRTLNSFCQGMQEAITKTHGSALTELQRQFETKERMVRSQLLSLGSALPVLQMHLMLCTAFTSGATKYQFLELAHPMLDRLSRVAQLGYPSRPPLLTAHLKTNYKNEFARALQPYVGQAQTPKDSLYDQTHTMTQQDPPMIQQSSKSAQRIPTKSGSDGGPFSNHCRTFDTQLKELNQQLLTVKERLGELHRDVALLRRANTPPLGTRYEQVARDCRVLEQQLEHYQMELERLRNVFDALWDEQICRIHIEKEIFHSQMNDILSLRSQVKQLQNLAQQLEPFIKSFATGVSAGEVSMTASDVASNQHLQALLDHLARLQMQEPPQPQTQAPTKDHRHSRTTATSADNALYMKETKEVPTRCRTPSGGVEAVLDSSGNIVVYGTAKSTDPKRGVLSQLIEKARSKEDRKKSPGREESRDRSQSRRPRKSPDSTKPKTPPGHWSASKVRSLYRSLKGGSGDNSAEGLDQAERCTDSQQPQSHTAGEEGEYQRISEASSTGEAKKRVQAQVHAVPDEQSISASKGTKVYPASDSEDVFYADEKASTEVRRRRRASCDSLSTTGSGSRRSSIIDGTVGQSAQDPRKTMVLLIGSTPKSSSLVQKQRSWETFPRPKSKRSVTTTEGGASSLSQLKKTDSFEGHEETVRTLVAAVQETRSHLHHRHMHHHRHHRKSKTN, translated from the exons ATGGCGTCCTTAGG GCAACAGACGCAACTAAAAGATGGAGCACAACTACCACCGCCCGATCAGCTGATACGTCAGCTAGTTGAATTGGCAAACTCTGAAAATCCACCTTGTGCCAATTGTGATAAGCGTGACAAATCTACTATGTTTTTCTGTACAACATGTG GACAAGCATTGTGCACACACTGTAGGGAACATACCCACCGAGCAAAGATGTTCTCTACCCACGAGGTGTTGCACATGAGCAAATGCGCCAAGGATACTCAACGCCGTTGCCCTACCCATGGagaacaatatataatgtacagTCAAAGTGCCAAGTGCATGCTCTGCGCTACTTGTTTTCGCGACACACCTGCAGATGCGAGACTTCATTGCGTCGATATCGAAACTGCCTGGCAACAGGCATCAAAGAAGATGGAACGAGCTGTTAATTCTATCTGCGAGCTGCAAGCTGGTGTGCGGGATGGAGTATTGGCTTTAAAATCACAATTGGACGAACTGCGGCACAGTTTGGATTCCGAAAAGAGAACATTGAATTCTTTCTGTCAGGGAATGCAAGAAGCTATAACAAAGACACACGGGAGTGCATTGACCGAGTTACAGCGACAGTTTGAAACGAAGGAGAGGATGGTTCGCAGCCAATTGTTATCGCTAGGTAGCGCACTACCTGTACTGCAGATGCACTTAATGCTGTGCACCGCCTTCACAAGCGGTGCGacgaaatatcaatttctcgAGCTGGCCCATCCAATGTTAGACCGGCTCAGTCGAGTCGCGCAATTAGGATATCCATCAAGGCCACCTTTGCTGACCGCGCATTTGAAGACTAACTATAAGAATGAGTTTGCTCGTGCACTGCAACCGTATGTGGGTCAAGCACAGACCCCGAAAGACTCGTTATATGATCAAACTCACACGATGACTCAGCAGGATCCGCCAATGATTCAG CAGAGCAGCAAATCTGCTCAGAGGATTCCGACCAAGAGTGGGAGCGACGGAGGGCCGTTTTCCAATCACTGCCGAACATTTGATACTCAGTTAAAGGAATTGAATCAACAGTTGCTCACAGTGAAGGAACGTTTAGGGGAATTGCATCGCGACGTGGCACTTTTGAGAAGAGCCAACACACCTCCGTTAGGGACACGTTACGAACAGGTGGCAAGAGATTGTCGTGTATTAGAGCAACAATTAGAGCATTATCAGATGGAACTAGAACGTCTTAGAAACGTGTTTGACGCGCTTTGGGATGAACAGATATGTAGAATTcacatagaaaaagaaatattccattCACAG aTGAACGATATTCTGTCATTGAGAAGTCAGGTAAAACAATTGCAGAATCTTGCTCAACAATTAGAaccatttataaaatcttttgcaACTGGAGTGAGCGCTGGTGAAGTAAGCATGACAGCTTCTGATGTAGCCAGTAATCAGCATTTACAGGCGTTATTGGATCACTTGGCACGGTTACAAATGCAGGAACCACCGCAACCACAAACTCAAGCTCCAACTAAGGATCATCGACATTCCCGCACTACTGCCACCAGTGCTGATAATGCACTTTACATGAaag aaACTAAAGAGGTACCGACACGTTGTCGTACTCCTTCCGGTGGTGTCGAAGCTGTTTTGGATTCCAGTGGAAATATCGTTGTCTATGGGACAGCCAAGTCTACAGATCCTAAAAGAGGTGTGCTTAGTCAGTTGATTGAGAAAGCTAGAAGTAAAGAGGATCGTAAAAAGTCACCAGGGAGAGAGGAAAGTCGCGATCGTAGTCAGAGTCGACGACCAAGAAAATCTCCCGATAGTACAAAACCAAAGACACCGCCTGGCCACTGGTCCGCCAGCAAAGTACGTTCTTTGTATCGATCGTTGAAGGGTGGCAGCGGAGACAATTCTGCCGAAGGGCTTGATCAAGCGGAAAGATGTACGGATTCCCAGCAACCACAGTCTCATACGGCTG GCGAGGAAGGAGAGTATCAACGAATTTCGGAGGCATCCAGCACTGGAGAGGCAAAGAAACGCGTACAGGCTCAGGTGCATGCAGTTCCCGACGAACAATCAATCTCCGCGAGCAAAGGAACCAAAGTGTATCCGGCCAGTGATTCGGAGGATGTGTTCTACGCGGATGAAAAGGCCTCGACAGAAGTGAGGAGACGTCGTCGCGCGAGTTGCGACAGCCTAAGCACCACCGGTTCAGGAAGCAGGCGGTCGAGCATCATCGATGGGACGGTAGGTCAATCCGCGCAGGATCCCAGGAAAACAATGGTTCTTTTGATCGGATCTACACCGAAGTCGTCGTCTCTGGTACAGAAACAACGTTCCTGGGAAACGTTTCCGCGGCCAAAAAGCAAACGAAGCGTAACGACCACCGAGGGCGGTGCCTCGTCCCTTAGCCAATTGAAGAAAACGGATAGTTTCGAGGGACACGAGGAAACGGTGAGGACGCTGGTGGCAGCTGTACAGGAAACGAGATCGCATCTGCATCATCGTCATATGCACCATCATCGCCATCATCGGAAGAGCAAGACAAATTAA